A section of the Sebastes fasciatus isolate fSebFas1 chromosome 21, fSebFas1.pri, whole genome shotgun sequence genome encodes:
- the LOC141759617 gene encoding myeloid cell surface antigen CD33-like: MSVISVRSVKMVTAIVLLNVFLVSGALAVCPKSPSLFITTPKQMEALSGSCLQIPCNFRVKSEEEFNSTRSTFGVWIKSNQDFAKNPHNVIFNSSSTDNIYPMSLTGDLSQKNCTTLFSIVNTSYTDWYYFRIENGSFRATASCDPLQITVKDSPPRPSIEISGDLKENQSVTITCSAFTPCPHCPPELTWTLQQDPHNKIEENTDRTFTTKIQKTFTLSDEHDGFNITCSARYPLNEGKDVKTAEERKTLSVSCKIIKCLLLDPVST, encoded by the exons atgagtgtcatttcagtccggtctgtgaaaatggtgacagccatcgtgttactgaacgtcttcttagtttcag GTGCTTTGGCTGTTTGTCCTAAAAGCCCATCCCTATTCATCACTACACCAAAGCAGATGGAAGCACTGAGTGGATCCTGTCTGCAAATCCCATGTAACTTTAGAGTTAAATCAGAAGAGGAATTCAACAGCACAAGATCAACCTTCGGAGTGTGGATTAAAAGTAACCAAGATTTTGCTAAAAATCCACATAATGTGATTTTCAACAGTAGCAGTACGGATAATATCTATCCAATGAGTCTTACTGGAGACCTGAGTCAGAAAAActgcaccactttattttccatTGTGAACACAAGTTACACAGACTGGTACTACTTCAGAATTGAGAACGGATCATTCAGGGCAACAGCTTCTTGTGATCCTCTTCAAATAACAGTCAAAG attctcctccgaggcccagcattgagatctcaggtgatctgaaggagaatcagtctgtcactataacctgctcagctttcactccctgtccacactgccctcctgaactcacctggactctccaacaagaccctcacaacaaaatagaggaaaacacagatcgaaccttcacaactaaaatccagaagaccttcactctgtcagacgaacatgatggattcaacatcacctgttcagccagatatcctttaaatgaaggaaaagacgtcaagacagcagaggagagaaaaacgctcagtgtttcatgtaagataataaagtgtttgttattagatcctgtcagcacatga
- the LOC141759757 gene encoding B-cell receptor CD22-like, which translates to MVTAIVLLSVFLVSGALAFCPERTALFITAPNKMEALSGSCLQIPCNFRVKPEEEFNSTRTTFGVWLKSSQYFANKPHNVIFNSSRMDNIYPMNLTGDLSQNNCTTLFSSVNTSYTDRYFFRIKNGPFRATAECDPLQITVKDSPPRPSIEISGDLKEKQSVTITCSAFTHCPHSPPELTWTLQQDPHNKIEENTDRTFTTKIQKTFTLSDEHDGFIITCSARYPVNEGKDVKTAEERTTLNVSYAPKNTSVSISPPGLVSVGSRVNLTCSSRANPPVSRFTWFKTSENGPVNVSEGDFYSFNVTDGGVYICVATNELGNGTSREIHLTMKGKKWDWPFIGGIVGFIALICLIVCVWRLKSSHATAQQTQAAAEEPASKTEEEIIHYGEINFSTRPELASVQDGGQQQDTLYAQVKVSQTANSLRQTADGPEDLYAQVKRK; encoded by the exons atggtgacagccatcgtgttactaagcgtcttcttagtttcag gtgCTTTGGCTTTTTGTCCTGAAAGAACAGCCCTATTCATTACTGCACCAAATAAGATGGAAGCACTGAGTGGATCTTGTCTGCAAATCCCATGTAACTTTAGAGTTAAACCAGAAGAGGAATTCAACAGCACAAGAACAACCTTCGGAGTGTGGCTGAAAAGTAGCCAATATTTTGCCAACAAACCACATAATGTGATTTTcaacagcagcaggatggataatatctatccaatgaatcttactggagacctgagtcagaataactgcaccactttattttccagtGTAAACACAAGTTACACAGACAGGTACTTCTTCAGAATTAAGAACGGACCATTCAGGGCAACAGCTGAATGTGATCCTCTTCAAATAACAGTCAAAG ATTCTCCTCCGAGGCCCAGCATTGAGATCTCAGGTGATCTAAAGgagaagcagtctgtcactataacctgctcagctttcactcactgtccacactcccctcctgaactcacctggactctccagcaagaccctcacaacaaaatagaggaaaacacagatcgaaccttcacaactaaaatccagaagaccttcactctgtcagacgaacatgatggattcatcatcacctgttcagccagatatcctgtaaatgaaggaaaagatgtcaagacagcagaggagagaacgaCGCTCAATGTTTCAT atgctCCCAAAAACACCTCAGTATCCATCAGTCCGCCAGGTTTGGTGTCAGTAGGTAGCCGGgtgaacctgacctgctccagcagagccaatccTCCTGTCAGCCGCTTCACCTGGTTCAAGACCAGCGAGAACGGACCTGTCAATGTATCTGAAGGagatttttacagctttaatgtCACTGATGGAGGAGTTTATATCTGCGTGGCCACAAATGAGCTTGGTAATGGAACATCAAGAGAGATCCATCTGACTATGAAAGGTAAAAAGTGGGACT GGCCGTTTATTGGAGGAATCGTTGGGTTCATCGCACTCATCTGCCTGATTGTATGTGTTTG GCGTTTAAAGTCATCACATGCAACTGCACAACAGACTCAG GCGGCTGCTGAAGAGCCAGCAagtaaaacagaagaagaaatcatCCATTATGGAGAGATCAACTTCTCCACGAGACCTGAACTGGCCTCGGTGCAGGAcggtggacagcagcaggataCGCTGTACGCACAGGTCAAAGTGTCCCAGACAGCAAACAGCTTAAGACAGACCGCCGACGGCCCAGAGGATCTCTACGCTCAAGTGAAGAGAAAATGA
- the LOC141759759 gene encoding Schwann cell myelin protein-like has product MSVISVRSVKMVTAIVLLNVFLVSGALAVCPKSPSLFITTPKQMEALSGSCLQIPCNFTVKSEEEFNSTRSTFGVWIKSNQDFAKNPHNVIFNSSSTDNIYPMSLTGDLSQKNCTTLFSIVNTSYTDWYYFRIENRPFTSTALCDPLQITVKDSPPRPSIEISGDLKENQSVTITCSAFTPCPHCPPELTWTLQQDPHNKIEENTDRTFTTKIQKTFTLSDEHDGFNITCSARYPLNEGKDVKTAEERTTLSVSCKIISVCY; this is encoded by the exons atgagtgtcatttcagtccggtctgtgaaaatggtgacagccatcgtgttactgaacgtcttcttagtttcag GTGCTTTGGCTGTTTGTCCTAAAAGCCCATCCCTATTCATCACTACACCAAAGCAGATGGAAGCACTGAGTGGATCCTGTCTGCAAATCCCATGTAACTTTACAGTTAAATCAGAAGAGGAATTCAACAGCACAAGATCAACCTTCGGCGTGTGGATTAAAAGTAACCAAGATTTTGCTAAAAATCCACATAATGTGATTTTCAACAGTAGCAGTACGGATAATATCTATCCAATGAGTCTTACTGGAGACCTGAGTCAGAAAAActgcaccactttattttccatTGTGAACACAAGTTACACAGACTGGTACTACTTCAGAATTGAGAACAGACCATTCACGTCAACAGCTCTTTGTGATCCTCTTCAAATAACAGTCAAAG attctcctccgaggcccagcattgagatctcaggtgatctgaaggagaatcagtctgtcactataacctgctcagctttcactccctgtccacactgccctcctgaactcacctggactctccaacaagaccctcacaacaaaatagaggaaaacacagatcgaaccttcacaactaaaatccagaagaccttcactctgtcagacgaacatgatggattcaacatcacctgttcagccagatatcctttaaatgaaggaaaagacgtcaagacagcagaggagagaacgacgctcagtgtttcatgtaagataataagtgtttgttattag